The Candidatus Poribacteria bacterium DNA window CGCTTATTCCAGTAAATATATCCGAATTTCGGGAACCTTTTGTCGGCGGCGGTTCTGTTTTTTTTGCAATCCGTAGCCTCTTTCAAAATCGTATCAAATCCTACTGGATTAATGACCTCAACTACGACCTCTACTGCTTCTGGAAACAGACAAGAGACAATGCCCCAAATTTGGTTGAAGCCTTAACAGATACGCACGCGACTACTACAAACGGGCGCACCTTGTTTGAAGAACTAACACAGGCAAAAGATCAACTAAATCAAAATCGAGACATGCTCTGTGAGTTTCAACGCGCAGTGCGTTTCTTCGTCCTCAATCGCATTACTTTTTCCGGTGTCGTGGATTCTGGGGGGTATTCACAGGCCGCTTACGAGAAACGTTTCACGGAGTCGTCGATTGAACGCGTCAAAAACATCTCACCTTATCTTTCCAGAGTCAAAATTACAAATGGAGATTACACCGACGCGCTTTTCCAAGACGGTGACGATGTATTTATCTTCCTGGACCCGCCCTATTGGAAAGCAACTGAGTCGAAACTATATGGAGTGAGAGGTGAGCTGCATGCCACGTTTGATCATGCACGATTCGCCGAAAATATGAAGAAGTGTCCACACAAATGGCTGATTACCTACGACGACTCGCCTGTTATCAGGGAACTCTTCAATTTTGCTGAGCTTCAGGAATGGACACTGCAATATGGAATGAATAATTATCGGAAGGAAAGTGCCGCAAGAGGGAAAGAACTATTCATCAAAAACTACTAACAAACACCTCTATGGCGCATCCATCGCACATCGAAAACCGACGACATTCAGACTACTGTCTGGAAAATCACTCACGCGTTCGGCATTGCGGAGTGTATATTCTACCGCACAGAACGCGTCGCTCACCGGTGTCGGGTCCCTTTGGGTTCCGGCGTAGCTGCTCTACATCTGCCGCTTCGGTATAGTGAGTTACGCTGTACCAATCCGCGCACCATTCCCAAACATTCCCCGCCATATCGAACAAACCATTTTAGCAAATTTTTCGATAGTTGTCAAGCCGAAAATTGCAGTCATACTCTCTTTGTGATATAACTTATAGTTAAATCACCGAAAGTAATATCAAGCCAATTTGTTATATTTTTTTAATAATTTAACAATTATGTCCTGTTGTGGTTACATCCAAAAAACCTTATTATTGTTGACTTGTCTTAGCTTAAAAATTTGACTGAATAAAAAATTTGTGTTAATATATATTATTAATTTTGTTGTGC harbors:
- a CDS encoding DNA adenine methylase; translated protein: MRKLAKSPLRYPGGKSRALKQILPLIPVNISEFREPFVGGGSVFFAIRSLFQNRIKSYWINDLNYDLYCFWKQTRDNAPNLVEALTDTHATTTNGRTLFEELTQAKDQLNQNRDMLCEFQRAVRFFVLNRITFSGVVDSGGYSQAAYEKRFTESSIERVKNISPYLSRVKITNGDYTDALFQDGDDVFIFLDPPYWKATESKLYGVRGELHATFDHARFAENMKKCPHKWLITYDDSPVIRELFNFAELQEWTLQYGMNNYRKESAARGKELFIKNY